The following coding sequences are from one Methanosarcina sp. WWM596 window:
- the aroC gene encoding chorismate synthase, giving the protein MAGNVFGQMFQITTWGESHGRAVGVVVDGLPAGLPFSEADIQKELDRRRPGQSEVSTPRSEADRVEILSGIFEGMSTGTPISMLVWNSDARSSSYDAIKNTPRPGHADFTYMARYGIRDHRGGGRSSARETIGRVAGGALAKLLLSHYGIRIAGHVLELGGIRAKTLSFDEILENVEKTPVRCADLEAAEKMLEKVAALRQEGDSVGGIVELIVKGVPAGLGEPVFDRLDADLAKALVSIPAVKGFEIGAGFEAARMCGSEMNDSFCMEGEKITCSSNNAGGILGGISSGLDIVCRVAVKPTPSISKLQQTVDLITQENAEIAIKGRHDPTIPPRMVPVAEAMVALVLADHMLRSGFINPRTLLE; this is encoded by the coding sequence ATGGCTGGAAACGTTTTCGGGCAGATGTTTCAAATCACGACCTGGGGTGAGTCCCACGGCAGGGCTGTCGGTGTTGTGGTTGACGGGTTGCCCGCGGGTCTTCCTTTCTCCGAAGCTGACATCCAGAAGGAACTGGACCGCCGGCGCCCTGGACAGAGTGAAGTTTCCACTCCAAGAAGCGAAGCTGACAGGGTGGAGATTCTTTCAGGAATTTTCGAAGGCATGAGCACAGGCACTCCCATTTCCATGCTGGTCTGGAATTCTGACGCCAGGTCTTCTTCTTATGATGCTATTAAAAACACTCCCCGCCCCGGACATGCCGATTTTACATACATGGCCCGCTATGGAATAAGAGACCACCGCGGGGGAGGCAGGTCTTCAGCCCGCGAAACAATAGGCAGGGTTGCAGGCGGGGCTCTTGCAAAGCTCTTACTTTCCCATTACGGAATCCGGATTGCCGGGCATGTGCTCGAACTTGGCGGGATCAGGGCAAAAACACTTTCTTTTGATGAAATCCTTGAAAACGTGGAAAAAACCCCTGTGCGCTGTGCCGATCTTGAAGCTGCTGAAAAAATGCTTGAAAAAGTCGCAGCCCTGCGGCAGGAAGGAGACAGTGTCGGCGGAATTGTCGAGCTTATTGTAAAAGGCGTGCCTGCAGGCCTTGGAGAACCTGTATTTGACAGGCTGGATGCAGATCTTGCAAAGGCTCTTGTGAGCATCCCCGCAGTCAAAGGCTTTGAAATCGGAGCAGGATTTGAGGCCGCCCGAATGTGCGGAAGTGAAATGAACGATTCCTTCTGCATGGAGGGGGAAAAAATAACCTGTTCGAGCAATAACGCAGGCGGCATCCTCGGAGGGATTTCATCGGGCCTGGACATCGTCTGCCGTGTAGCAGTAAAGCCCACCCCTTCCATAAGTAAACTTCAGCAAACCGTTGACCTCATAACTCAAGAAAATGCCGAAATAGCGATTAAAGGACGGCACGATCCCACGATTCCTCCGCGCATGGTGCCGGTTGCCGAAGCCATGGTTGCCCTCGTGCTTGCCGACCATATGCTGAGGAGTGGCTTTATCAATCCCAGGACTTTGCTGGAGTAA
- a CDS encoding cation diffusion facilitator family transporter has translation MIHRFKKVQQVLVLVLFLNLAVAFAKIIYGTLTGTLSMTADGYHSLFDGVSNIVGLVGIFIASRPPDKEHPYGRQKYETVASIIIAVLLLFVGFEIFRNSLDRFLVQSAPEVTALSFIIMLGTMGINYLVTRYEQSKGVALRSQVLIADSMHTKSDIYVSFSVIVSLVAIKAGFPLLDPAIALLISFLIFRAGFRIMKESSRVLLDMSRLEEDEICNLVMGVDGVLGCHKIRTRGGMGDIRIDMHLLLQPDMPLEDAHIIAHRVSKTLKAEYKDVSDVVVHLEPALPQGSNSKKTS, from the coding sequence ATGATACATAGGTTCAAAAAAGTCCAGCAAGTTCTTGTCCTTGTACTTTTCCTGAACCTTGCCGTAGCTTTTGCTAAAATCATTTATGGGACCTTAACCGGCACCTTAAGCATGACCGCGGACGGCTATCATTCCCTTTTTGACGGGGTATCCAATATTGTGGGGCTTGTGGGTATTTTTATTGCATCCCGTCCCCCTGACAAGGAACATCCTTATGGCCGCCAGAAATACGAGACAGTTGCTTCGATTATTATAGCTGTCTTGCTTCTGTTTGTCGGTTTTGAGATCTTCCGGAATTCTCTGGACCGTTTTCTTGTACAGAGCGCTCCCGAGGTAACAGCCCTGAGCTTTATCATTATGCTCGGGACAATGGGCATAAACTACCTGGTCACTCGCTACGAACAAAGTAAAGGGGTAGCCCTGAGGAGTCAGGTACTGATTGCAGACTCCATGCACACTAAAAGCGATATCTATGTATCTTTCTCGGTAATAGTAAGCCTGGTTGCGATAAAGGCAGGGTTTCCCCTTCTTGACCCTGCAATAGCTCTTCTGATCTCTTTCCTTATCTTCAGGGCCGGGTTCAGGATTATGAAGGAGAGCTCAAGGGTTCTGCTTGACATGTCCAGGCTTGAAGAAGATGAGATCTGCAACCTTGTTATGGGAGTTGATGGGGTTCTGGGCTGCCACAAAATCCGGACTCGTGGAGGCATGGGCGATATCCGGATAGATATGCATTTGCTTTTGCAGCCTGATATGCCTCTTGAAGATGCACACATTATCGCCCACAGGGTAAGCAAAACACTGAAGGCTGAATATAAAGACGTTTCCGATGTGGTTGTGCACCTGGAACCCGCTTTACCCCAAGGATCAAATAGCAAAAAAACCAGTTAA
- the ribB gene encoding 3,4-dihydroxy-2-butanone-4-phosphate synthase produces MSESTVYECLKYKNENINRALEALRDGKMIQIYDSDSREGETDLVIPAKAATYTDVRWMRKDAGGLICVAVDPVASNQLKLPFMADLVREASKTSESLGEVVEKDGDLKYDLHSSFSIWVNHRDTRTGIPDLERALTIRKIGEITENSLSGNGVRFGNEFRTPGHVALLRAAEGLLDERMGQTELSVALARMAGITPAMVVCEMLDDESGKALSKAKSKEYGEEHGLVFLEGQEIVEAYKLWIGSEC; encoded by the coding sequence ATGAGCGAGAGCACGGTATACGAATGTCTGAAGTACAAGAATGAGAACATCAACAGGGCACTGGAAGCCCTGCGTGATGGAAAAATGATTCAGATCTATGACTCGGACTCCAGGGAAGGAGAAACAGATCTTGTGATCCCTGCAAAAGCTGCCACTTACACAGATGTCAGGTGGATGCGGAAAGACGCAGGAGGACTTATTTGTGTGGCAGTGGATCCTGTGGCGTCAAACCAGCTCAAGCTGCCTTTTATGGCGGACCTTGTTCGGGAAGCCAGCAAAACCAGCGAATCCCTCGGAGAAGTTGTTGAGAAAGACGGGGACCTTAAGTACGATTTACATTCCTCTTTTTCCATCTGGGTCAACCACAGAGACACCAGGACAGGTATCCCTGATCTTGAAAGGGCCCTTACAATCCGGAAAATCGGGGAAATCACGGAAAACTCCCTTTCCGGAAATGGAGTCCGTTTTGGAAACGAGTTCCGAACTCCAGGGCATGTTGCTCTCCTCAGGGCTGCCGAAGGGCTCCTCGATGAGCGCATGGGCCAGACCGAACTTTCAGTTGCACTTGCCCGCATGGCCGGCATCACCCCTGCAATGGTTGTCTGTGAGATGCTGGATGATGAGAGCGGGAAAGCCCTCTCAAAAGCAAAGTCAAAAGAGTACGGCGAAGAACACGGGCTGGTCTTCCTTGAGGGACAGGAAATAGTTGAAGCCTACAAACTATGGATAGGCTCAGAGTGCTGA
- a CDS encoding winged helix-turn-helix domain-containing protein/riboflavin kinase yields MHLKIKAIRVPTVPDIEYLKKLALRGAVNKTIKVSSSEFHKHTGDSSKTAARKLKQMEEERLIERKIVPGGQLIKMTEKGIEILKNEYVEYSRIFSSAPDTLELEGNVLKGLGEGQYYINIPGYRKQFEEKLHFVPFPGTLNVQLSENSSALRNRLLEMPAVRIEGFNDGERTFGGGNCYPLRVGGIEAAVVVPDRTHYPSDLIEIIAPVKLRDALKLKDGDRIVTRVKKQGMEGQE; encoded by the coding sequence ATGCATCTCAAAATTAAGGCAATAAGGGTGCCGACAGTGCCGGACATTGAATACCTGAAGAAGCTTGCTCTCAGAGGAGCAGTAAACAAAACTATCAAGGTCTCTTCGAGTGAGTTTCACAAGCATACGGGGGACAGCTCTAAAACCGCAGCAAGAAAGCTAAAGCAGATGGAAGAAGAACGGTTAATTGAAAGGAAGATAGTTCCCGGTGGCCAGTTGATAAAAATGACAGAAAAAGGGATTGAAATCCTAAAGAACGAATACGTTGAATACAGCAGGATCTTTTCCTCAGCACCTGATACTCTGGAACTCGAAGGAAATGTGCTTAAAGGCCTTGGTGAAGGCCAGTACTATATAAATATCCCAGGATACAGGAAGCAATTTGAAGAAAAACTGCATTTTGTACCTTTCCCGGGTACTCTGAACGTGCAACTTTCGGAAAACAGCTCGGCTCTTCGAAACAGGCTACTAGAAATGCCCGCTGTCCGGATAGAAGGTTTCAATGATGGAGAGCGCACCTTCGGAGGCGGGAATTGTTATCCTCTCAGAGTAGGGGGCATAGAAGCTGCTGTGGTCGTCCCTGACAGGACGCACTACCCCTCGGATTTAATTGAGATTATTGCACCGGTAAAACTCAGGGATGCCCTGAAATTGAAAGATGGAGATAGAATTGTGACACGGGTAAAAAAGCAGGGTATGGAGGGACAGGAATGA
- a CDS encoding HVO_0476 family zinc finger protein translates to MIREIDIECPSCSPQEEVGHEVLKEGQSPLVRCMKCGQVHPAKIKTPKNVSLRVIVSKMEVSNTFKTELDSETVLQIDDELVVDDEESGMVCPILITSIEAGGKRVNAGIAEEIETVWGRAIDEITVKFSAQEGTEKTEVIEKRVPGDYEFVVGAEEKVGNTRLFITKIKVRDGLFRSRKGDVVLAKYVKRIFARKGRRERLGQSGSRRGPW, encoded by the coding sequence ATGATAAGAGAAATTGATATTGAGTGCCCCTCCTGTTCCCCGCAAGAGGAAGTCGGGCATGAGGTTCTGAAAGAAGGACAGAGCCCGCTAGTCCGCTGTATGAAGTGCGGTCAGGTGCATCCTGCGAAGATAAAAACCCCAAAAAACGTCAGCTTAAGAGTCATTGTAAGCAAGATGGAAGTTTCAAATACCTTCAAAACCGAGCTGGATTCCGAGACTGTGCTTCAGATAGATGATGAGCTGGTTGTTGACGATGAAGAATCGGGAATGGTATGCCCTATCCTGATTACCTCAATTGAAGCAGGAGGAAAACGTGTCAATGCAGGTATTGCAGAAGAAATAGAAACTGTGTGGGGAAGGGCAATTGATGAAATAACTGTAAAATTCTCCGCACAGGAAGGAACTGAAAAAACGGAAGTAATAGAAAAACGCGTTCCCGGAGACTATGAATTTGTAGTGGGAGCAGAAGAGAAAGTTGGAAACACCAGGCTTTTTATCACCAAAATCAAGGTAAGGGACGGGCTTTTCAGGTCAAGGAAAGGCGATGTTGTACTTGCAAAATATGTAAAACGCATATTTG